From Vogesella sp. XCS3, the proteins below share one genomic window:
- a CDS encoding RNA methyltransferase yields the protein MRIQDLHQMLAAIGARPCHIGRINRAWLKGLPLDSGTRHQKSEHYFPLPVREGLPAITAQVEALARIASQHPGADGSLRLLVALADEQRVESVLLPRDGLCVSSQVGCAVGCTFCMTGKSGLLRQLGSAEIVAQVVLARRLRPVKKVVFMGMGEPAHNLDNVLEAIHWLGSDGNIGHKNLVLSTVGDPRVFERLPQMQVKPALALSLHSSDAAVRARLLPRAPRYEPAELVALGDAYARQVGYPIQYQWTLLAGVNDSQQEMDGIIRLLKGRFGLLNLIPYNSVDGDHYQRPPAEAIDAMRLYLHSHGVLTKVRDSAGQDVDGGCGQLRARAADIIDHSRLLRRAGTAGPA from the coding sequence ATGCGTATCCAGGATTTGCACCAGATGTTGGCCGCCATTGGCGCCCGCCCCTGTCACATAGGCCGTATCAACCGTGCCTGGCTAAAAGGCTTGCCACTGGATAGCGGCACGCGTCACCAGAAAAGCGAGCATTACTTCCCGCTGCCGGTGCGTGAGGGGCTGCCAGCCATTACCGCGCAAGTGGAAGCGCTGGCACGTATCGCGTCACAACACCCAGGAGCCGATGGATCGCTGCGTTTGCTGGTGGCGCTGGCAGACGAGCAGCGTGTGGAAAGCGTGCTATTGCCCCGTGACGGGCTGTGCGTATCCAGCCAGGTGGGCTGTGCCGTGGGTTGCACGTTTTGCATGACGGGGAAGAGCGGCTTGCTGCGCCAGCTGGGCAGCGCCGAAATCGTGGCGCAAGTCGTGCTGGCGCGGCGGCTGCGCCCGGTAAAGAAGGTGGTATTCATGGGCATGGGAGAGCCGGCCCACAATCTGGACAATGTGCTGGAGGCGATTCACTGGCTGGGTAGCGACGGCAATATCGGCCACAAGAACCTGGTGCTATCTACCGTAGGCGACCCGCGGGTATTCGAGCGGCTGCCACAGATGCAGGTCAAACCGGCGCTAGCGTTGTCGCTGCACAGTAGCGATGCTGCGGTACGGGCGCGCCTGCTGCCGCGCGCGCCACGCTACGAGCCGGCCGAGCTGGTCGCGCTGGGCGACGCCTATGCGCGCCAGGTGGGCTACCCCATCCAGTACCAGTGGACGCTGCTGGCCGGCGTAAACGATAGCCAGCAAGAAATGGACGGCATCATCCGCTTGCTCAAAGGCCGCTTTGGCCTGCTGAACCTGATTCCGTACAACAGCGTAGACGGCGACCATTACCAGCGCCCGCCGGCGGAAGCCATCGACGCCATGCGCCTTTATCTGCATAGCCATGGCGTACTCACCAAGGTACGCGACTCTGCCGGGCAGGATGTAGACGGTGGCTGCGGCCAACTACGCGCCAGGGCTGCGGATATCATCGACCACAGCCGGCTGCTGCGCCGTGCTGGTACCGCCGGGCCGGCCTGA
- a CDS encoding HD-GYP domain-containing protein: protein MYIHDLNCGWTDHPFLSSRFLVANQAQIDQLQAHGIVELYIDTQKGLSVIDAPSQAEVARELDEEIEVILQGSLPVQPRTDLHSELPWAARLLDQANKIVSQMLQDARLGKPLQLAPLQELMPQLAGSVLRNATALSVLGKIKHRDDYTFCHSVSSGVLLMAFEYIRKGSYGGLEEYGLGGMIHDIGKMQIPPEILNKPGKLTAAEFEVMKRHVNYSGDMLATCPDLPVVAVDIAMQHHERFDGTGYPYGLAGTAISEAGRASAIVDVYDALTSERCYHKGMPAPAALRKIYEWSRHHFDPDLVRSFIKCIGIYPVGTLVSLESGKLGVVIDQNESDLTRPVVRAFFSSRRQCYIPPEVIDLSRSLGFGGGDRILRNEDASQWGMDPMRFLQI, encoded by the coding sequence ATGTATATCCATGATCTGAACTGCGGCTGGACGGATCATCCGTTCCTGTCGTCCCGGTTTCTGGTAGCGAATCAGGCCCAGATCGACCAGCTGCAGGCGCATGGCATCGTGGAGCTCTATATCGACACGCAAAAGGGCCTGTCGGTTATTGATGCGCCTAGCCAGGCCGAGGTGGCGCGCGAGCTGGACGAAGAGATTGAAGTGATCTTGCAAGGCAGCTTGCCGGTACAGCCGCGTACCGACCTGCACAGTGAGCTGCCGTGGGCTGCGCGCCTGCTGGACCAGGCCAACAAGATCGTGAGCCAGATGCTGCAGGATGCGCGTCTGGGCAAGCCTTTGCAGCTGGCTCCTTTGCAAGAGCTGATGCCGCAGCTGGCCGGGTCGGTACTGCGCAATGCCACCGCCCTGAGCGTGCTTGGCAAGATCAAGCACCGCGACGACTACACCTTTTGCCACTCGGTATCGTCCGGCGTGTTGCTGATGGCGTTCGAGTACATCCGCAAAGGCAGTTATGGCGGGCTGGAAGAATATGGCCTGGGCGGCATGATTCACGATATTGGCAAGATGCAGATCCCGCCTGAAATCCTGAACAAGCCCGGCAAGCTTACCGCGGCCGAGTTCGAAGTGATGAAACGGCACGTGAACTACAGCGGCGACATGCTGGCTACCTGCCCGGACCTGCCGGTAGTGGCGGTAGACATTGCCATGCAGCACCACGAGCGCTTTGATGGTACGGGCTACCCTTATGGCCTGGCCGGCACGGCTATCAGCGAAGCCGGCCGGGCGTCTGCCATTGTGGATGTCTACGATGCCCTGACATCCGAGCGCTGCTACCACAAAGGCATGCCTGCTCCCGCGGCGCTGCGCAAGATTTATGAATGGAGCCGCCACCACTTCGACCCCGATTTGGTGCGCTCGTTTATCAAATGTATCGGCATTTACCCGGTAGGTACGCTGGTGTCGCTGGAAAGCGGCAAGCTGGGCGTGGTGATAGACCAGAACGAAAGCGATCTGACGCGGCCGGTGGTGCGGGCATTTTTCAGCAGCAGGCGCCAGTGTTACATCCCGCCGGAAGTCATCGACCTGTCCCGCTCGCTGGGCTTTGGCGGCGGCGACCGCATTCTGCGTAACGAAGATGCCAGCCAATGGGGCATGGACCCCATGCGCTTTCTGCAGATCTGA
- a CDS encoding methyl-accepting chemotaxis protein — MTIKTKLLIFTLIALAAALLPSFIGLRALQATEQKLVDVNERLIPRLDDVANIRSSFKDLRIENIYLVYENAADFRKGASQRRQQAISKLEGYLATYKAGAANDNELQMHSRFMAQLADYNARFDGLMALRAQQASSDAMTPAVDGWRAVGVQLGNSVSALTSAITDDAHKTREAAEADVAQAKVVFGITLGVSVLLLAGFSAAIVVSINRPVSNAVRAVQHIAQQQDLSQQVEVMNRDEIGGLLGAFNQLLGKMRESIQQLGGHAQAVTTAAEDLSVASDQVKHGAHHASISASEMAAAIEQVTVSINHIAERTRDADELAIESGNQVAAGESMIQETVAEIESLSSAVNETARYVGELQTRTESIGSVVNVISDIADQINLLALNAAIEAARAGESGRGFAVVADEVRKLAERTTSSTTQIITTVSSIREGSSETVGLIENVVRRVEQGVAKVRATGDTIGNIRQLSRQVEQQVSDIANAIQEQSNASGLIAKQVENIAQIAEESSVAAESTAQNAQRLHGLAQDMRRDVACYRT; from the coding sequence ATGACTATCAAGACCAAACTATTGATTTTTACCCTGATCGCCTTGGCGGCAGCTTTACTCCCCAGCTTTATCGGCTTGCGGGCCCTGCAGGCAACAGAGCAGAAGCTGGTGGATGTCAACGAGCGGCTGATTCCCCGCCTGGACGACGTGGCCAATATCCGCAGCTCTTTCAAAGATCTGCGCATTGAAAATATCTATCTGGTGTACGAGAACGCAGCTGATTTCCGCAAGGGAGCCAGCCAGCGCCGCCAGCAGGCTATCAGCAAGCTGGAAGGCTATCTGGCCACGTATAAAGCGGGGGCGGCTAACGACAACGAGCTGCAAATGCATAGCCGTTTCATGGCGCAGCTGGCGGACTATAACGCCCGCTTTGACGGCCTGATGGCGCTGCGTGCACAGCAAGCCAGCAGTGACGCCATGACGCCAGCCGTGGATGGCTGGCGCGCGGTCGGGGTGCAGCTGGGTAACTCGGTGAGTGCCTTGACCAGCGCCATTACCGACGATGCCCATAAAACCCGCGAAGCAGCCGAGGCCGATGTGGCGCAGGCCAAGGTGGTATTCGGCATTACGCTGGGTGTGTCGGTGCTGCTGCTGGCCGGCTTTAGTGCCGCCATTGTGGTGAGTATCAACCGCCCGGTAAGCAACGCTGTGCGAGCAGTGCAGCACATTGCCCAGCAGCAAGACCTGTCGCAGCAGGTAGAGGTCATGAACCGCGATGAAATTGGTGGCCTGCTAGGGGCATTTAACCAGCTGCTTGGCAAAATGCGCGAATCCATCCAGCAGCTGGGTGGCCACGCCCAGGCCGTTACCACGGCAGCAGAAGACTTGAGCGTCGCGTCGGACCAGGTAAAACATGGTGCACACCACGCCAGTATTTCGGCATCGGAGATGGCCGCGGCCATCGAGCAGGTAACCGTCAGCATCAATCATATTGCCGAGCGTACCCGCGACGCCGACGAGCTGGCGATCGAATCCGGTAATCAGGTTGCCGCCGGCGAAAGCATGATTCAGGAAACCGTGGCCGAGATCGAAAGCCTTTCCAGCGCGGTAAATGAAACGGCGCGCTACGTGGGCGAGCTGCAAACCCGTACCGAGTCGATTGGCTCGGTGGTAAACGTGATCAGCGATATTGCCGACCAGATCAACCTGCTGGCGCTGAACGCCGCCATCGAGGCCGCCCGGGCCGGTGAGTCCGGCCGAGGCTTTGCCGTAGTAGCAGACGAAGTGCGCAAGCTGGCCGAGCGCACCACCAGCTCCACCACCCAGATCATCACCACGGTTTCCAGTATTCGCGAAGGCTCCAGCGAAACGGTGGGGCTGATTGAAAACGTGGTGCGCCGCGTAGAACAAGGCGTGGCCAAGGTGCGTGCTACCGGCGACACCATCGGTAATATCCGCCAGCTATCCAGGCAGGTAGAGCAGCAGGTCAGCGATATAGCCAATGCGATTCAGGAGCAAAGCAATGCCAGCGGCCTGATTGCCAAGCAGGTGGAGAATATTGCGCAAATCGCCGAGGAAAGCAGCGTGGCGGCAGAAAGTACCGCGCAGAACGCCCAGCGTTTGCATGGTTTG
- a CDS encoding PAS domain-containing methyl-accepting chemotaxis protein: protein MKINLPVTSTERFVDPDSPIVSKTDRKGMITYVNRAFIEVSGFSEEDLLGKNHNIVRHPDMPPEGFADLWVCIKAGIPWRGLVKNRCKNGDFYWVEAYVTPITENGEIVGYMSVRSKPSAEEVAQIEAVYKQIRNKEFVLPSSLQRMQSYKDPLRLGAVGMGIGLLCATALSWSPLDVLWHRGLAGTLAVALAAASGLLAMRYFMTSLNRIASGMRYISEGQLSHNLPVKTGGILGRLEAGLESLRIYQRSIVADVITASVRTHQHSQVLQTEVEALSHRTSEQVQRLELVSRNIDGMSEAVAEVARLAQTGLEDAQATQVVATQGGEAMQQASHAADRAVAVVNDTTESIQQLFNAMDRIRSITGQIHEISDQTNLLALNAAIEAARAGEAGRGFAVVADEVRLLANRADSATQAINNILSDIEAITGQAFRSMQGMASEVGQVNQRTQSSSAHLQQLTLTAARARQQAQIICEQMQQKARSLQESVQALGEVNVMAEGNLASSRAVRERTADVETSASDLNKMTRDFHKWTNRRKPVAQL, encoded by the coding sequence ATGAAAATAAACTTGCCCGTTACCAGCACCGAGCGCTTTGTCGACCCGGATAGCCCTATTGTCAGTAAAACCGACCGCAAGGGCATGATCACCTATGTCAACCGGGCATTTATCGAAGTAAGCGGCTTCTCCGAAGAAGATCTACTGGGTAAAAACCACAATATCGTGCGCCACCCCGACATGCCGCCCGAAGGCTTTGCCGATTTATGGGTCTGCATCAAGGCGGGTATCCCGTGGCGCGGCCTGGTAAAAAACCGCTGCAAGAATGGGGATTTCTACTGGGTGGAAGCCTATGTCACCCCCATCACCGAAAACGGCGAAATCGTGGGCTATATGTCGGTGCGTTCCAAGCCCAGCGCCGAGGAGGTGGCGCAGATAGAAGCGGTGTACAAGCAAATACGCAACAAAGAGTTTGTACTGCCTTCGTCGCTGCAGCGCATGCAAAGCTACAAAGACCCGCTGCGCCTGGGCGCCGTGGGCATGGGTATCGGCCTGCTCTGCGCCACCGCCCTGAGCTGGTCGCCGCTGGACGTACTGTGGCACCGCGGGCTAGCCGGCACACTGGCGGTGGCGCTGGCGGCTGCCAGCGGGCTATTGGCCATGCGCTATTTCATGACCAGCCTGAACCGTATCGCCTCCGGCATGCGCTACATCAGCGAAGGCCAGCTTAGCCACAACCTGCCGGTAAAAACCGGCGGCATTCTGGGGCGGCTGGAGGCCGGGCTGGAATCGCTGCGCATTTACCAGCGCTCCATCGTAGCCGATGTCATTACCGCCAGCGTGCGTACCCACCAGCATTCACAAGTATTGCAAACCGAGGTGGAGGCGTTGTCACACCGCACCAGCGAGCAGGTGCAAAGGCTGGAGCTGGTCAGCCGCAATATCGATGGCATGTCCGAGGCGGTAGCCGAGGTCGCCCGGCTGGCCCAGACCGGCCTGGAGGATGCACAAGCGACGCAAGTGGTGGCTACCCAGGGCGGTGAAGCCATGCAGCAGGCCTCGCACGCGGCCGACCGTGCGGTGGCTGTCGTAAACGACACCACTGAGTCCATCCAGCAGCTATTTAATGCCATGGACCGCATCCGCAGCATTACCGGCCAGATTCACGAGATATCCGACCAGACCAACCTGCTGGCGCTGAATGCCGCCATCGAAGCCGCCCGTGCCGGCGAAGCAGGCCGTGGTTTTGCCGTGGTGGCCGACGAGGTACGCCTGCTGGCCAACCGTGCCGATAGCGCCACCCAGGCCATCAATAACATTTTGTCGGATATCGAGGCCATTACCGGCCAGGCTTTCCGCAGCATGCAAGGCATGGCCAGCGAAGTAGGGCAGGTGAACCAGCGCACCCAATCGTCCAGCGCCCACCTGCAGCAACTTACGCTGACCGCAGCCCGTGCCCGCCAGCAGGCGCAGATCATTTGCGAGCAAATGCAGCAAAAAGCGCGTTCCTTGCAAGAGTCGGTACAAGCGCTGGGCGAGGTGAATGTGATGGCCGAAGGCAACCTGGCCTCCAGCCGTGCGGTACGCGAGCGCACGGCCGACGTTGAAACTTCTGCTTCAGACCTGAACAAGATGACCCGCGATTTTCACAAGTGGACCAACCGCCGCAAACCTGTGGCCCAACTCTGA